The stretch of DNA GAGGAAGGGCTTGGGGTGGTGGCGATGAACGGAGATGTCCCCTGGCGCGAGGTGGAAGCACTGCTGGAGCGCAAGCGTGACCTCAGCGCAGGAGACCCCAGAACGGTTGCCGGCCAGGGTGGCGACAAGCGTGAGCTGCTGCAGCTCCATCTCGGCCGCCACGACCTCCACCGAACGTGGTAGGAAGCAGAGCGCGACCTCTGGTCGGCGAGCAGGGTGACCCGAAAGAGGCACCGGCGAGCCCGTTGCCACCGGGGAGGCGGTCAACGACCTCACGGGCGAAGCAGAGCACGGCTCAGAGGGGGGCGGAGAGGTGGCAGCCGCACTGCGTGACCCGAAAGATGCGGGCTGGCAAGGACCTGCGACGCTGGACCCAGAGGAAGCGACGGGGTGGACAGCGGCCGTGGAGTGGGGAGGAGCACAGCTTGGGGGCACTgctggcggcggcgtcgggcggtaGGGAGGGTTGGTGCAGTGCCACCGCAGATGCCCATAGTGCCGGCAGCGAGAGCACCGGATATCGCGGTGACACTCGCTGCGCGGGTGCCGTGTGCTGAAGCAGCGGGAGCACTCCCCCGTCGGACGGGCCAGGCGGGACGAGAGGGGCGCCCCCCATCCGGCCGGAGATCGCGGTGAGGGCGGGGGCGCTTGCGGCCGCGAACCTGCTCCCACGGGGCCTGGGGAGCCGGCGCCTCCAGCTGCAGCAGCGATGGCGCGTCCGGGACGACCCGGTGGATCTCCGAGCACGGACCTCGCCTGACGGCCGATGGAGCGGGGATCTCGGGGCGGACGACCGGCGGAGAGGGGACCATGGAGTCGGGGAGCTCAGGCATGCCGAAGCAGAGCGCCTGGCGGTAGGAGGTGGGCGAGGCGCGCGGCTCCGCAGAGCTCGGCGGCGAAAGGCTGGCCTCGAGCCATCGCTGCTCGCGAGGCCGACCAGGGGTGGGGGACGGGGCCATGTCCGACGGGAGTGGACAGCGAGGGAGGGTGGACGacggggccggagtggccgccgTCGGGAAGCTGGGAGCCGGGGCGGCTTGGCCGACGGCGGAGACGCGGTACGGAACGAGAGCAACTGCAGCTCCGTATCTTGGAACGACCTTTGTGGAAAAACCCATTACAAAATATAAAGTTTATTCACCATGTGTTGGCATCACAATAGTATTACTCCTCTTGAGTGCTTCAACAAAATGTCCTTCTATCATCCAGCCCACGGAATATGCCATTTTGTTCAAACACCGCTGTAAAGAAATTAGAATTTTCCTTTGCAAGTAGAAGTGCACAATTGTTACTTGTCACAAAAAACACTAACTACTTTtaatgaaaatgcatattatttACTGTACAATATTTTACAACAGCACTTCCAAATCTGCACCTAACCATATATCAAGTATTGTTCCTAAACAACTATATTACAGTCCATTCTGAATCTATATCAAACTACACTACACTAATTTCTGAACCTATACCAAACTATAGTACAATATTTTCTGAACCTATATCAAAACTAAAATACAGTATTTTCTGAACGACTGAACCTATATCAAACTACAGGACACATTGATCATAACAGGATAATGCACAGGGGAGCGCACAACGACATCACACATTGATCATAGGCCCAAGCAGGCATATTTACATGGATGAGGTTCATGAGCACATCGGACGATAGACTATAGAGCATGGACGACCTCGGCCGTACTTAACGGGAACCGTGTAACTAAGAAACCTGTGTCCAGCTCAAGTACTACTTTCAACTACCTATATGACCAATAGTTGTTAAATCTGACTACCtaatctacaacaaaaatgtgtacAAATTGGAAATTCAACcactttcaatacaattttctttAGGTTTTCTTGTTTTTCTTAGGAGATAACAAGTAACACAAGTGAACAAATCGAATCAAAGGGGATTAAGGGCTGTTGTAGTACAAGGAAAGACCGAAAGAGAAGACAGGAGTAGGGGGGGGGTGGCAGACCTCCATGGACATGCACATCGCCCCAtctcccttgcccttcttcttctggTCCTTCTGGTCCTTGCTCATCCATCCCCTTCCTCTCCTTTTCTCTGCACATGGAATTGACATACTAATTCAGGAATTTTTCAAAGAGGAGAGCAATGAACTTTTTTTTGGAGCCAAGTTGATCTTTACGGAAAAGAGTAAACATATATTACTTTTTTGTTAGTGAGAGAACCCATAGAAAGTGCTAATGGTAGGGTAATGCATATTTAGTTCTAAGTAAAATGTATTTGCCTTGTCAAAACTACATACATAAGTTAGAATCACAAGGCTGGAGCATTATTCATGAACTTAAAGAAATCACATGATTTGTCCATGGGCACATGTCCTTTTAACTCCATATATATACACATAGCCAGGGGTGTCCACACACAGTGAGAGAGAGGGTGGTAAAAAATTAGCAGACCTGGATGAACGGTGATCAGGCGGAGTATAGGCAAAGTGGCAGAACGAATCTCCCAGCGTCACCTTGGAAGTCCAGGAGCAGTCAGAGCGATTCCAGTATTTTACTCTGCTAGCACAATCACACTCCTTCCAGAGCTGCCGCGATAAGCAGATTGTCAGGTATGCACACATATACAAATAATCGACTTTCTATTAAAGATAATGGCATACAAAATAATTTGTTTCCTTCCTACACATATCCACATCTCAGATAGGTTCAGATTGGGGCGAGGACAAATTAGAGAACAAAAGATAGAGGAATCTAGGTGTTGATTCACCTTTGTCGCTACAGGCGCTGAGGATTGACTGTCGAAGCCGCTGGTGTAGGCGGTGCCGAGCAGAGAGAGGAGCCAGGGTTTCGGTTTGGGAATCTAGGTCAAAGATTAGCATCCTGATTATATACTTTACTGAACTGAATATATATATGATGGATTTACTTCGGTTTTTCAGCTGTTGTGGTCAAAAGTTCTAAACTTGACTGATCTTCTACAAAAATATTTACCGGATGTGATCCAGTGTGTTGTTGTAAATACAAATAAATATACTTTTAATCAATATTTGCACATCCCTAACCTCTACGCTCCAGCCATGATGTACTATGTAATTACGAAGTTCTTAGCTTTCTCATCTTTTAGAATTAGAACATGACACTACTTAGATATATCTCCTTGACACAGAGATCCTCAAAAACATCAGGCACATAAGCCTAAACAAAATAGTGGTGGTTACCTTGGAAAAAAAGCACTTTGACCCTTGTCTTTCTCCATCAATCAATGATCCAAATTCTACTATAGATGGCCACAgattgcccattcattataaaattAGATACTGCAACCATGAATCTCACTCTCGTTCCAAAGTTAAACTAAAGATGAGAGCTAATTATATATGCACAAGCACAAGGCATCCAGAGAATTGATCTGGTTGTTCATAAAGTCAAAATCACTATATATTGATTTGACCAAGCATGATTCAAATCATACTACCCTTCAACCTCCGTCGTAGGACCTATTGAGATACAATGATATAATGGCagaacaaaaggaaaagaaaaccagAAAAGTAAAATCGTGGTAAGAGCATCGACTTCATATCCTAATCCACGGAAGCATCATGCATACAAAGTTTGTGCATGATGGAAATGTAGAGACTATATATCTCACCTGCTGACGTCCACAGAGTGGAGGTAGAAGAAGCTCGCCGGCTAACTTCACCACAAGGAGGAGCTCAGGTTGGCCTTGGAACAGCCTGGTGTCACCATGGAAGTCCAGAAGCAGTCCAAGCGGCGTTGTCACTATGACCTTTTACTCTGCAAGTAGTGGATGTCAGTGAGTACACCACAGGTAATCCTAGAACAAAATGCTGCATTGTGCACGAGAAAGACTTGACTATATAGTAAGCTGGTGACCAGGTCAACTATACTGTTCTCAACTTAGAATTAAACGAGTTACAGAGTTCCAACTAAAGGAATctagttgttgaacctatttgtAACAAAGCTATATATATGCTGCCGGTGAGCATTGTGAGAGTGCTACTACTACTAAatgggattttttttttaaaatagaGATCCAAGACACTTCCAAAAAATTACAGTTGCACACACTGGAATCTCTTAAACAGTAATTCGCAGATAAAAGCAGTGTCTATCTTGTCTGTCCTGTGTGGCACCTATTGGGCAATCTGCATAACTACAAGGGACATAAATTCTTATCAAACAACAAAAATAGTTTTAGTCACTAAAGATGACACGACACGGTGAGAAAATCCCTTATAATTTTCTAACAAGTACATAATTATAATAGCAATGAAACATAGAGATGTAGACTTGCAAGTAAAAAGTATATAGAACAGTACACCATGGATGCTGAAGATGTTCAATTATACTCAGAAAGCAAAACACGTGTTCAAACGAGTGCTGAAAAAAGGATCTCACCTTGTTCCAATAGAACATGTAGTGATCCACAAACATAGTTAATGTTCTCTGTATTCATAGGTTCAGATCTCATGGCTCCATAGGATGGTGATGCAAAAGAACACTACTTTTTTGTGAATTTAGTAGCAAACCTGCAATGCACAAAAAAGATGAAATGGTTAATAAATGTGCCAATCATTCTGAAGCTAGCTATCATGCAAAGATAGAGAAGGAAGGTGACAATGGGTAAGGAATGCTATCATGGTCTGAAATAAAATTAAAAATCCTTTGGAATCTCAGAAACTATTATCATAGAGATTAGCTAGCTACCATGCAATAATTTTAGAAAACGACAGGTATAAGCAATGTGACACAGAAAAGCAAGACAATCATTGACCATGAAAGAAATATATCGGTAACATCTTCCTTATAACATGTCTATTTCTAATGATAAGATATGAACAATAATAACATGTAATGGCGCAATCGTCACCACGGTCTACTTCCACACCTCCTCCACACCGCAGAAGGAACACTGGAAGATCAGAATATGATGGCAGCCTGACAAAGCTATAGCCCACCCAAATAGGAGCAAGATTGGTGCCCAACATCAATTGACCTGTCAGAGAAAGGCAAAAAAGACTAAAGTGATAGCCTGACTATAGATGCTAGAATTATGGATCGAGGAATAACCTGAGTTTTATTGACCCTTGACCCCGACAAAGCGGTAGCAGCAGCAACCACATGACCCTGACAAAGCTCGTCCAGATAGGAGCAACTGACCCTGTCCATAGATCTAGATGTAAGAACACTGCAACCACATGAAGCATAGACCGATAATATCTAATAATCTGTAAATCACGCTTGCTATTGTATAATTTTTAAGAGATGCATGTGATCTGATTGAGAAAAACACCTTGTGTGGCCATTCTGCTTGTGTGGCCACCCCGGCTCCTCACTAATGCAAATATTGATTAAACCATAATTGCTATTCAAGATTTGGAAACTCAGATCATGGCACCCTTGCCTCAGTTATTGTTGAAATCATAGGAGCACAGTAaaaagaaacaataaataaaacAACAAATGAACAAAACCACCAACATTCCATGCACAAAGGTGAAAGGACCAACAATCATAGGCCCTACGAGGATGCAGACAAGGAacaaaagacatatatttagactCCACTAAAAACAAGCAGTGAAGACAGGAAACCACCAACATCCAATGCACAAAGACATAAATACTTTTGGCTTTTACCAGAAAAGATATGACCGACAATCAGAACAGAGGCGAGGCCAAAAATGCATATTGCCATACAATCCTACACCTAGGTatggaaagaagaggggaaaggagGAGAAGAGGGGTTGATCTGAAGATCCGTGGAAGAGGACGTGCGAGGCTGCTAATAGATGACGTGCACGCACAGATCGAAGGAGGCGCCTACCAGGGGTTTGACCAGAAGGACGAGAATCAGGTAATTGTGGACCAATTTGCATGAAAAAGAAAGCAAAAATCAAAGATTAGCAGCAGCCAATGACCAAGAACAGAACAAAATAGACACATACCTATGGATCCCTGGACGTGCTGGAGAGGAGGCAGGGGCTGGCCGTCGTTGCTCCTTTGGCCGCTCTCCATGGTTTGGGCGGCGCCAGATCGAAGGGGGTGGAAGGAGGAGGACGTGAGGGGAGTTGGTCGGGCGATGGTGGGGAAGGAGGCAGGGGCGGTGGCGCTaggggcgagaggaagaggagaaggaggccgggcggcggcatggatggaggcaggggcggcggcgctaggggagagaggaagaggagaggaggcgcgCGGGATGGGAGGGGAATGagcgagagagggagaggatgccctcgggaggggagaggaggaggttagggttcaCCACGGGAGCCGGCCCTTTTATACCATCTGTGAGCGAAATGACGAAAATGCTCCCGGCAGGGCAGGCTATTTACGCGCGGTGGCACGAAACGGGAgtaactattcattccagcagtaacTTTTTTTTGATCCGATGGCCGAGGTCTTCCACGCGGTCGATCCGACGGCCCAAGATCCATCAAGCAACCAGATCCGACGGCCAGGAACTCCAAATCACTGAGGAGCCGGGAGGGTTACTCGATCCCTTATTTCTCGATTGCCTGCCCGGTCAAGTGTCACCGAACTTGTCCAGGTTCCGTGACTTGGAATAATTCCAGGTGGAGTGACTGTGCAGTGACTCGATTGTGCCCTGGCACTCGGGCAAGAGTGTCCCTGGAGCGAGTGTCGTGTCTGTGGCAAGAGAGACCTACCTTTCTTCGGAAGCGGCAAGTCCAACTATGCCTCCGACCGAGTCCGGCCTCCGACGGAGCTCGGCGCGATCGGTCATCCGTTCTGTTGACCTGCTCGACCGTCGTTGACGCTGACGCTCCAGAGCCTCTTTTGGTCAACAAATGCCCGTCGAATAGTTGACGAGTTTGTTGTGGGTCGTTGTAGTGCCAAAAAGCAACTACGCAGATATTCAACAAGTTCGTTAATtaaactagtagtagtactagtatattcaCTCTCAGCAACTCCACTTGTGAGGTAGCTGTTTCAACGTTTGGAAAGGGCACTAATATTTTTTGCACGATGAGAAATAGGAGCAAACTTTGGTATCGGCTTCCACAACTAACAAGAAGCTCAcccgcaaaagaagaagaagaagaagaagaaaccctAACAAGAAGCTGGCCAGCTGCGCGCGCCCACCATTCTCCCAACATCATCTTCTTGTGCAAGTTCAAGAGTTGGAGCCTTGGACCCAGGAAGAACGAAAATATGACGGGAGCAAGCGACAGCGAGACGCCACCGAGGAGCTTATCCAAAATCGAAAGAGAGGCGCGAGTCCACACTccagaaacagaaacagaaacgaAAGCAGAAAGTTGCTGCGGCAAACAAATCATCCATGGATGGATAACCTAATTCAGTGGCGGCGCCGCTAGCTCTGGGTCGGTACATTGCCTCCGGCGCATGGCTTTTACCGACGGTTTACCGATCAACGGCGGAGCTATGTTGGGGCCGTGGCCCCCCCAGCTTTGGAGAAAACCCTGAAGAATTTTTTTAAGGGCTAAGATGAGGTGAAAATTAGCCTTTTGCCCCCCTAGCTCTTTGTTATTTACGTTTCACCCCCAATGGTTTTGGTCTAGCTCCGCCACTGTTACCGATTCTGAACTTTTTTCCCCGGCCGGCCTACCGGTCGCCCTCGCGTCCTACCTGGACACTGGAAAATTGCAGTATGTAGCCATGGATTGCCTGCCCGGGTAGGTGCCACTGAACCTctccaggttccgtgccaggcagaTCTTCCAGCCCGGGACTGCACTGAACCGATCATATGCCCTGGTGCGCGGGCAAGAGAGTTCCTTCCGGTCGCGTCAGTGGCATTTGTGCGTCCGCGCGCGCGACCGAGCCCGGCGTCTGAAAGTGCTCAGCGCGGGCATGTTGGCGACGCTGACG from Triticum dicoccoides isolate Atlit2015 ecotype Zavitan chromosome 6A, WEW_v2.0, whole genome shotgun sequence encodes:
- the LOC119316098 gene encoding uncharacterized protein LOC119316098, with the translated sequence MESGQRSNDGQPLPPLQHVQGSIGQLMLGTNLAPIWVGYSFVRLPSYSDLPVFLLRCGGGVEIPKPKPWLLSLLGTAYTSGFDSQSSAPVATKLWKECDCASRVKYWNRSDCSWTSKVTLGDSFCHFAYTPPDHRSSREKERKGMDEQGPEGPEEEGQGRWGDVHVHGD